Proteins from a genomic interval of Ralstonia wenshanensis:
- a CDS encoding DEAD/DEAH box helicase, which translates to MSEASEAPANESVTFDSFGLHPDVLRALTESGYTKPTPIQAAAIPVVTAGRDVMGAAQTGTGKTAGFSLPIIHNLLPDANTSASPARHPVRALILTPTRELADQVYDNVAKYAKYTALRCAVVFGGVDMNPQTEQLRRGVEILVATPGRLLDHVQQRSVNLSQVRMLVLDEADRMLDMGFLPDLQRIINLLPAHRQTLLFSATFSPEIKKLAASYLRHPQTIEVARSNATAENVRQVIYTVPDNHKQAALVHLLKQRADQGLPRQCIVFSNSKIGCSRLARALEREGINANAIHGDKTQTERMQTLEAFKQGTVDVLVATDVAARGLDISQMPCVINFDLPFNAEDYVHRIGRTGRAGASGDALSLFAPGDERFLADIEKLIKRNLPREQLADFDPTGEQARDRERRERDEKRARGEVRRARERDERNGARVLDHTIVRPAFRPSDDPFFNRPYESSLPAESAEAAKPAQATGHPRSAKRPIAALLGGVPRKR; encoded by the coding sequence ATGTCTGAAGCGTCAGAAGCGCCGGCCAATGAATCGGTGACATTCGACAGCTTCGGCCTGCATCCGGACGTCCTCCGCGCGCTGACCGAAAGCGGTTACACCAAGCCCACACCCATTCAGGCCGCCGCCATTCCGGTGGTGACCGCCGGTCGCGACGTCATGGGCGCCGCACAAACCGGCACCGGCAAGACCGCCGGTTTCTCGCTGCCGATCATCCACAACCTGCTGCCCGACGCCAACACGAGCGCGTCGCCGGCGCGCCACCCGGTGCGGGCGCTGATTCTCACGCCCACGCGCGAGCTTGCCGACCAGGTATATGACAACGTCGCCAAGTACGCGAAGTACACGGCGCTGCGCTGCGCCGTCGTGTTCGGCGGTGTCGACATGAACCCGCAGACCGAGCAATTGCGCCGCGGCGTGGAAATCCTCGTTGCCACGCCGGGTCGTCTGCTCGATCACGTGCAGCAGCGCAGCGTGAACCTGTCGCAAGTGCGCATGCTGGTGCTGGACGAAGCCGACCGCATGCTCGACATGGGCTTCCTGCCCGACCTGCAGCGCATCATCAACCTGCTGCCGGCTCACCGCCAGACGCTGCTGTTCTCGGCCACGTTTTCGCCGGAGATCAAGAAGCTGGCCGCGAGCTACCTGCGTCATCCGCAAACCATTGAAGTGGCACGCAGCAACGCCACGGCAGAGAACGTCCGCCAGGTCATCTACACGGTGCCGGACAACCACAAGCAAGCGGCGCTCGTGCACCTCTTGAAGCAGCGTGCGGATCAAGGTCTTCCGCGCCAGTGCATCGTGTTCTCCAACAGCAAGATCGGCTGCTCGCGCCTGGCGCGCGCGCTGGAGCGCGAAGGCATCAACGCCAACGCCATCCACGGTGACAAGACGCAGACCGAGCGCATGCAAACGCTTGAAGCATTCAAGCAAGGTACCGTTGACGTGCTGGTGGCCACCGACGTGGCGGCGCGCGGTCTCGACATCTCGCAGATGCCGTGCGTGATCAACTTCGACCTCCCGTTCAACGCGGAAGACTACGTGCACCGTATCGGCCGCACGGGCCGTGCCGGTGCTTCCGGTGATGCACTGTCGCTGTTCGCGCCGGGCGATGAGCGTTTCCTGGCCGACATCGAAAAGCTGATCAAGCGCAACCTGCCACGCGAGCAACTCGCTGATTTCGATCCGACCGGCGAGCAGGCGCGTGACCGTGAACGTCGTGAGCGAGACGAGAAGCGTGCCCGCGGAGAAGTCCGCCGCGCCCGTGAGCGCGATGAGCGTAATGGCGCCCGCGTGCTCGATCACACCATCGTGCGCCCGGCATTCCGCCCATCGGACGACCCGTTCTTCAATCGCCCGTACGAATCGTCTCTGCCGGCGGAGTCGGCAGAGGCTGCCAAGCCGGCACAAGCGACCGGACATCCGCGCAGTGCCAAGCGCCCGATCGCGGCGCTGCTCGGCGGCGTGCCGCGTAAGCGCTAA
- a CDS encoding MBL fold metallo-hydrolase, with the protein MVTTLYETPEHVCLMFSDLVDDHDDLPVQTNQFLIVDHGHGALIDPGGQMTYNALFLAMNRYFPPKQLDYVLASHADPDIVASAGRWLTSSSCDILISRVWERFLPHFCSVGKTEGRIVPIPDTGMAIPLGQSHLLAVPAHFLHSEGNFQFYDPVSRILFSGDLGASMVHANVAAKPVEDFDAHLPLMAPFHRRYMSGNRVCRLWAQMVRGLDIEWIVPQHGQAFRGKAMVNRFIEWVETLDCGIDLMTPEVFRLPALPKAPAGAALKTRA; encoded by the coding sequence ATGGTCACCACGCTCTACGAAACGCCCGAGCACGTCTGCCTGATGTTTTCGGATCTGGTCGACGATCACGACGACCTGCCGGTGCAGACGAACCAGTTCCTCATCGTCGATCACGGCCACGGCGCGCTGATCGATCCGGGCGGTCAGATGACCTACAACGCGCTGTTTTTGGCGATGAACCGGTACTTTCCGCCCAAGCAGCTCGACTACGTGCTGGCCTCGCATGCAGACCCCGACATCGTCGCCTCGGCAGGACGGTGGCTGACAAGCTCAAGCTGCGACATCCTGATCTCCCGCGTGTGGGAACGCTTTCTGCCGCACTTCTGCAGCGTCGGCAAGACCGAGGGCCGCATCGTGCCGATCCCGGATACGGGCATGGCGATTCCGCTGGGGCAATCGCATCTGTTGGCAGTGCCGGCGCACTTCCTGCATTCGGAAGGCAATTTCCAGTTCTACGATCCGGTGTCGCGCATCCTGTTCTCGGGCGATCTGGGGGCCTCGATGGTGCACGCCAATGTGGCCGCCAAGCCCGTGGAAGATTTTGACGCGCACCTGCCGCTGATGGCGCCCTTCCACCGCCGCTACATGAGCGGCAACCGCGTGTGCCGGCTGTGGGCGCAGATGGTGCGAGGGCTCGATATTGAATGGATCGTGCCGCAGCACGGCCAAGCCTTCCGTGGCAAAGCCATGGTCAACCGGTTCATCGAATGGGTTGAGACGCTCGACTGTGGCATCGACCTGATGACGCCCGAAGTCTTCCGCCTGCCTGCGTTGCCGAAGGCGCCGGCCGGCGCGGCGCTCAAGACGCGCGCTTAG
- a CDS encoding TetR/AcrR family transcriptional regulator has translation MSIVRKSVVPDVQPSGESEAPEASGVTSPVTRPHIAERQEARRRQILDTAAQLFFTKGYAGMTMSDLCSALGVTKPAVYYYFTDKYEIFDILCREAAQICLSAIRETADPALPVRERLQACLLEMARRCIACHYAAALTYRDRQYLRPETVEWLHGMSRAYYRDLYALLDEGKRAGVFDFGDARVAAHSMGGVMGFMYTWHDPSRIDAEVLAVELSGAMMKIILPAAPASGAKRAS, from the coding sequence ATGTCCATCGTCCGCAAATCTGTCGTTCCCGACGTGCAACCGTCTGGTGAATCCGAGGCCCCCGAAGCCTCTGGCGTCACATCGCCGGTCACGCGCCCGCACATCGCCGAGCGGCAGGAGGCCCGCCGCCGGCAGATTCTCGACACAGCCGCGCAGCTCTTCTTCACCAAAGGCTATGCCGGCATGACGATGAGCGACCTCTGCAGCGCGCTCGGGGTGACCAAGCCGGCGGTGTACTACTACTTCACCGACAAGTACGAGATCTTCGACATCCTGTGCCGTGAGGCCGCGCAGATCTGCCTGTCGGCCATCCGCGAGACGGCCGATCCGGCGCTGCCAGTGCGAGAGCGTTTGCAGGCGTGTCTGCTGGAAATGGCGCGCCGCTGCATTGCCTGCCATTACGCCGCTGCGCTGACGTATCGCGATCGGCAATACCTGCGCCCCGAAACGGTGGAGTGGCTGCACGGCATGTCGCGGGCGTATTACCGCGATCTCTATGCGCTGCTCGACGAGGGCAAGCGCGCCGGCGTGTTTGACTTTGGCGATGCGCGCGTCGCCGCGCACTCGATGGGCGGCGTCATGGGTTTCATGTACACCTGGCATGACCCGTCGCGCATCGATGCCGAGGTGCTGGCGGTGGAGCTGTCGGGCGCCATGATGAAGATCATTTTGCCGGCCGCCCCGGCATCTGGCGCTAAGCGCGCGTCTTGA
- a CDS encoding AMP-binding protein: MDESEYLGRVRALWARAWPVDTPREPHYPIGRVALTDYLRHWARTTPDKPAIHFYGHDTTFAQFDDLSDRFAALLAQHGINAGDRVAVFLSNCPQFNAVFFGILKLGAVYVPISPLSQRAELMHALSDATPRAIVALDRLMPLVRDVRTETSIEHVFVTRYADVLPAEPTLPLPAMLTEPPVACDDAIDLLPALAQTTPIPLPPASLDTVAALNYTGGTTGLPKGCIHTQGDMVDMAAAFSAVSLRADADTVMLSFYPQFWIAGENTGLIFPAFLGVPLVLLARWDAEAFMAGVQRYRVTNGSMLVDSAAEVMAHPRVHAYDLRSLRHTGVSSFVKKLNPEYRRAWRELTGSMMAESAWGMTETQTCNSFTVGMQDDDFDLRSQPIFVGLPVPGTDFKICDFDTHELMPIGAEGELCVRTPTLLKGYWNKPDATAQTLRNGWFHTGDIGCIDEHGYVHYLGRRKEMLKVNGMSVFPAEIEAMLGKHPAILGSAVVGRADEQRGQLPVAFVMLRPEAVGTLDDATLTSWCRDNMAVYKVPVVRIVDALPLTATGKVRKQDLAPLAEQI; the protein is encoded by the coding sequence ATGGACGAGTCCGAGTATCTCGGCCGCGTTCGCGCGCTCTGGGCGCGCGCATGGCCGGTGGATACCCCACGTGAGCCGCATTATCCAATCGGGCGCGTAGCCCTCACCGACTACCTGCGGCACTGGGCACGCACCACGCCAGACAAACCGGCCATCCACTTCTACGGGCACGACACAACGTTCGCCCAGTTTGACGATCTGTCCGACCGCTTTGCCGCGCTGCTCGCGCAGCACGGCATTAACGCAGGCGACCGGGTGGCGGTGTTCCTGTCGAACTGTCCGCAATTCAATGCGGTGTTTTTCGGCATCCTCAAACTGGGTGCTGTGTATGTGCCGATCAGCCCGCTGTCGCAGCGCGCCGAGCTGATGCATGCATTGAGCGACGCCACACCGCGGGCCATCGTCGCGCTGGATCGCCTCATGCCCCTGGTGCGTGACGTGCGTACCGAAACATCGATCGAGCACGTTTTCGTCACCCGTTACGCAGACGTGCTGCCCGCGGAGCCGACGCTGCCGCTCCCCGCAATGCTGACCGAACCGCCGGTGGCCTGCGACGATGCGATCGACTTGTTGCCCGCATTGGCACAGACCACGCCGATTCCCCTGCCGCCTGCCTCACTCGATACAGTTGCCGCGCTCAACTACACCGGCGGCACGACGGGGCTGCCGAAGGGCTGCATCCACACGCAGGGCGACATGGTGGATATGGCCGCCGCGTTCTCGGCCGTGTCGCTGCGCGCGGATGCCGACACCGTCATGCTCAGCTTCTATCCGCAGTTCTGGATTGCGGGCGAGAACACCGGTCTGATCTTCCCTGCCTTCCTTGGCGTACCGCTGGTGTTGCTGGCGCGCTGGGATGCCGAGGCCTTCATGGCTGGCGTGCAGCGCTACCGCGTGACCAACGGCTCGATGCTGGTCGACAGCGCCGCCGAGGTGATGGCGCATCCTCGTGTGCATGCCTACGACTTACGCTCGCTGCGGCATACGGGCGTGTCGTCGTTCGTAAAAAAGCTCAACCCCGAGTACCGCCGTGCGTGGCGTGAACTGACCGGCTCGATGATGGCCGAGAGCGCCTGGGGCATGACGGAAACGCAGACCTGCAACAGCTTCACGGTCGGCATGCAGGACGACGATTTCGACCTCCGGTCACAACCGATTTTCGTGGGTCTGCCGGTGCCGGGCACCGACTTCAAGATCTGCGATTTCGACACGCACGAGCTGATGCCGATCGGCGCCGAAGGCGAACTCTGCGTACGCACGCCGACGCTGCTCAAAGGCTACTGGAACAAGCCGGACGCCACCGCGCAAACCCTGCGCAACGGTTGGTTTCACACCGGAGACATCGGCTGCATCGACGAGCACGGCTATGTCCACTATCTCGGCCGCCGCAAAGAGATGCTTAAGGTCAACGGCATGAGCGTATTTCCGGCGGAGATCGAAGCTATGCTCGGCAAGCATCCGGCCATCCTCGGTTCTGCCGTGGTGGGCCGCGCCGACGAACAACGCGGCCAGCTTCCCGTCGCCTTCGTGATGCTGCGGCCCGAGGCCGTGGGCACATTGGATGACGCCACCCTTACCAGTTGGTGCCGCGACAACATGGCTGTCTACAAGGTGCCCGTCGTGCGCATCGTCGACGCGCTGCCACTCACGGCTACCGGCAAGGTGCGCAAGCAGGATCTCGCACCACTCGCTGAACAGATCTAA